ATGGAGATGTGAAAAAAAGGATATCATAAAAatggataaaaaatatatatctttatatatatatatataactttcaatttatttttatttttttattttttaattttttattttattttttttttgtttgtacCCACTGATGGGTAATTGCTTATCCTTATGTTTATTGAGAGAAACGtccaaaaatatttttagatatttcgagattttatatataagatgttttaaaagttataattatataagttatataaagttgaaatataataataagaaagatGATAAGATTGAAAGGAAGAGGATTATTACAAGTACTGATCCTAATGAGGgtcataaaaagaaaaaagagaattatataattcgaGCTTTTTTGGATATGACAAAACATGAAAAAACATTATTATCTATAGCTATgatatttcttataataaaTGCTTACACAAATATAAGCTATCCTAGAATTATGGGTGAATGCATTGAAGTATCTAATAATATGACaaataacaacaatatttttaataacaacAGTATTATATGTAGTAATACTTTttctaatataaatatttttaataatgttataaattttttttttcataaaataagatttttaaaatattattttgtagattcaaaaattatgaacaccatcatattttattttccttattttatatgtggtGGTATAGCATCTTATatgagaatatattttacaaataaatgtataaaaaatgtagaaggacgtttaaaaaaacaaatacataataaaattctAATGAATAATGAAGAACAGTTTATAGAATATAAGACACCtgattatttaattaattgtacttttatagaaataaaatatagcGCAAAAGAATTAATTACATGTATTACACAAATATTTCGTTATATTAATTCTATAGTAGGTGGATTAATATCAATGTCATGTATCTCTCTTTATCTTACAAAATTATGTCTATTCATTATACCTTTATATGGTCTTTCtgttcttttcattttaaaaTCTTTAAAACGTATAAAAATTCAAACTACtaatatagaagaaaaacaaatagCTAGATTTTCAGAttctttacaaaaaaaaaatattatatcattatttggCAATGAATCATATgaacataaatatttctgTAAACAATTACATATTCTCAATAAATAtgatcataaatatataacatcagAATCTTTATTCTATGCATTCTTAAATATAGGAACAAATGTTGTTATATGTactattttatcatttggaAGATTAGAATTGTCTCTTCAGAATATCACACATGGTAAACTTGTTTCTTTTATAGTTTATAGCACAATGTTAGGACTAGGTGTAGGAGgcatattaaaattaaaaaaggatataaatCTTTTACAATTAAgtttacaaaaaatatatgaaatattagatatgacaaaagaagaaataaagacaaataaaaatgaatatgaatCACATAACTTATCTATACAAGACAAACAAGTGGATCTACTACATGATAAACAAAAAGAGAAAAaccaaataaatattaaacataataataataataaaaataaaaatgatgatgataataatgatgataatattgtTATGGATAAACTACATTTCAAGTACCCACACAAATCTTATAATATACCACATAATATTAAAGGAGCCATAAAATTTGAAAATGTCTCCTTCTCATATAATCATTATGacaaagaaagaaaaaaatgtgttttaaaaaatatcaatCTAGAAATTAATTCTAATGAAAAAGTAGCAATCATAGGTAAAAGTGGCTCAGGTAAATCAACACTCTGGAAATTACTTACATGCAATTTATCATATGAaggtaatatttatatagataattttaatattaaaaatattcatacaaattttttgaaaagaaatattctCTCTATCAGTGAACAAGAATGTTCGATATTTAATAGGACCATATATGAAAATCTAATTTATGGATTAATACCCCCCCCacatatagaaaataataataatataaatataaataatataaataatataaataatataaataacataaataataataattattattatatttcaaaatgtatttttcaaaatattaatCCACAacataatattcataaaaaaattctAAACAATATTCAaacaacaaaatattataattcacagagttatcaaaaaaataaagattcCAACTCTGATAATATAACTCATTCTTATCAACCACAATATCATTATGATCATAATATTTCATGTGACAAAGATATAGATAatacaaatacaaataaatatcaaaattattatatagattTCTTAAATGCATATGATgaagataaattaaatattatcaacTCCTCCATTAATGTATTATGTGAAGAACTTGACTTAAAAGATTTTATTCATTCTATGCCTCATAATATACATTCAAAtattcaatataataatatgtcatCAGGACAAAAACAAAGATTATCTATTATAAGATCTCTTATCAAGGATactcctatatatatattcgaTGAAATTACATCTTTCTTAGATGAaggaaatataaacaaattacAAAAACTTATTGATATTTTAATTCCTAATaaaactattatatatattacacattCAATTCATATTCTCAATAGAAtggataaaattattatcttaGATGATGGTAATATTAGGGCCGTTGGAACATatgaacaaattaaaaatgataaggTTTTTATGGATATATTTTCTCTGCATAACACTGCTATATAATCAACACATACATatagatatacatatatatatgtgtgtgtctttatatatttttatttgtgttACTATGATAGTATCAcatatttttcaattttttaatttgtttatcagaataaattaattctcaaaaaaaaagtatattatatgaaaattatttgtatatatatatatatatatatatatatatgtgcatgtatttgtttgttttttttttttttttctttatttatttgttaatcCATATTGCCCTTCTCAAAAATCATAACAatcatttgttttttctaTCCATAAATTTTCCATACTCTTAGGTGTCTCATATACCTCGGTTGTGgcttcatatattttaccaTCAAATATAACTCGATCTCctttagaatatatattattcatataatttaatgcaccacatatataattatcataactACATGATCCTTTAAGTTTCCAATCAGTTATATTCACTGTAGGCATAGAATCCGTACTTactatattttgaaaaacaTATCCACTCAATTTTATTAGTTTCCCTTCTTCATCTATATATTCATGATTTAAATCCCAATCATCTATTAAATcacaattatataaattaagatTGTATACTTTTCTAGaatgttttataatattttttttattcttaatcATTTCATTTTCTCTACTCCCTATATCTTTCACGCTCTCGTCAACAAatttttctaaatttttatcctcatttattttttttatagacaTATTACTATCTATATCATCACTTCCTTCAGATATATCCTCATCAAAAGATTCATCATCACttaatgtattaaataaGGATTCTTCATTTAATTCTATTGGATATTCttctgttttatttttatccatATGCATTTGGATATAGCTCATTTTATTCTTCTTACTTttgttatttgtttttattgtAAATTTGTTGTTTGTATGTTTTTTGTTGCGTCTATTTTTAGGTTTAGAGATATTCCTTCCTcctattaaataaaaaaaaaaaaaaaaaaaaaaaaaaaaaaaaaaaaaattataataatatataaatatatatatatatatatatatatatatatgtatatatatatatttatttatttataatttttaattttttgtgtTACCCTTTAGGTGGTCCTTCTCCCTTTCAACTTCTCTACGTTTGgactttttttttggaacACCCTTTAACCACTTGTTCTTCTTTCCATTCTTTAGTCTTAACAaatttttctcttttatctgattctttttattcttttgtGTTTTCTTATGATCATTTTTGACAAATGGTGGATCagatattattcttatttctATTGCATCTCCGTCATATGACATTTCTgtccatttatttttatgatgaatttctttttttgacTCTTGTTTATTCTGATTAttcatacttttttttttatcttcattggttgatgatatattaatagaTTCCTTATTTGATATTGTTGTATTATCATCACCatcaacattattattattattgttgcgattttttgtatatatatttttattttccatcTGCAGTTGTTCATTTGATGTTTCATTCTCTTTACTTTGATCATTCgtattaattatattgtgataattccttttcttttgtaTATTTCTCCTTGAAGAATTATTAACCGAAGATTTTTCTAGTTTCATAGATTTTTTGTCCTTACTacgttttatattataattattattttccatattaggaatatcctttttaatattatttatctttatcacatcattattaatatcaatATTGTTTTCTTTTGTTACATTAGTacggtttttttttttattattattatttaaattatttaatttaaagtTCATATTCCCCGTTTGTTCTCCTTTCATAtggttgttattattattctgcTTTCTACTATTTGATATATCTTCAtgatatgaattattattatcatttgtctTAAATTTGTTGTAATTCCTTTTTATACAATCCTTCATCtcaatattatcattcttctccttattatttattttcaataaGGGTCTATTTTGTAAAGGTTTTATTCCCACAGTATGATCAAATTctaattctttttcatttttagaattattattttgattgaTATAAGGTTTGATATCtccttttatataatcattcaTCTTAACCTTTTTAGacatcatataattattattattattattattattattattattattgttgttgttgtttttGCCATATTGATcgtttataaaattatcaaCATCGTAAGATACATCTTGAACTATAAGCTTTATTAATTCATCCTTACTACCTTTTAAAGTGTTAACATGACCctctttattataatttatcaaaATAGGAGGATCACCTTCATTTACTCCCTTTAATGACAGTGCACTATATgttcttattaatattaaggAACATAAGAACATCAATAGGAagaattctttttttatactaaccatattgaaatatatatatgtgcctgtgtttatatatatatatatatatattaatttttttaaaatgttttatgCATAAAtccaaataaattaattattatttgtattatgaattctttaaaaatatgttagtgttcgaaaaaagaaaatataatataacaaaaaaaaaaaaaaaaaaaaaaaagagaaaaaatatatacataaacaaataacatatatatatgtaaaattaaGACATAATACTATTATACCATTTaacacatttatatatggctatataaaaaataatcatttatcatttttttttttttattttttgtttgtttttttttttaatttattataattctcaaaaccatttctttatttcatatatctactctttcttttcttcaatattatatttaaaatggatatatataaaatataaggtccttttatatatttccttatccatgaaatatatatgttttggctatataaatctatatatatatatatatatatatatatatatatatatatatttatagtatttatttttttttttctgacttgttcataattttttttcttttaaaacatataatttgCCTGTACAACCataattttttctaaatatattcaCAAAAACAATGTATAGAATTAaccaataatatatttttttttttataatgcttgttttaaaataaaaatctagccaaattttttttttttttttttttttttttttttttttttttttgttgtttacaatttttttacatatttgcTTGTATTTTATCCAAGGCTTGAtgaattttttcaaaaagaGTATGAGAAATTTTAGAAGAATTTTCagtaatatttaaaatggaAGATATTTCCATGGATATCCCATATAATTTATGGAATGCTACACATTTTCCTTTAGACGTAATAGcaacaacaaaaatattttctactAGTTCTTCTTCTACTTTAGacatatcataaatatatttattattgatTTCTCCAATTGATATACATATAGGTATATGTTCATAAGGAAAATTAATATGTTCATTTTGAACAATTTCTAATTGATAATCTTTATTTGAAATTTCATGGAatgtattttcttcttctatttctttttttggtTTGACAATTGGAAAAAATGTATCTTTTAAAGCTACATATATGGCTATACTAATAATATCTAATAATCCACCTCCAGCATTTAGAACCATAACATTTATATCAACACTCCAAGCAAATTTATTTGGCAggatacataatttttttttatttatattattttttatacataaattataaataatagaaGTCATTGTTTGTAAATgatctttttttattctattaGCAGCAACAGATGCTGGGCAATCAATTTGTAAATTTACATTACCTTCATCATATGTATCAGAATCAGGAGTAATTAAAGAAAGTTTAATTCCACATATTACATTATTCTCTTCATTTATTACACTGCTACTCCCATCAGCTGACacaagaatatttttatttatttctattgATCTGTATGTTAATAATGTTCTACCATCTATTCTTATATTGCAATTAATGCTGTCTTCTATGTAATTTAACGAGCTCatctttttcaaaaaaaataaatataaatataaaaatatatatatatgaaaatatatttattatctttatattttactaATAGGACAAAATTGTAatcaattaaaaataaatttttatatttaataatcaaatgtgatttattatatatatatatatatttatagttatatattttatttcctaTGTCCTTATCGTTCTAGCAATATTATCATGTAGTTGATAATAACATTTCATTTGTATCATTACTAAAACAACATTATAAtgaccaaaaaaaaaaaaaaaaaaaaaaaatacatatataaatatatatttctaaataCCTGTACGATATAGacaaatatgtaaaaatatatattcaataataaatattgcagtttattttaacaagaaaaaaaaaaaaaagaaaaagaattaataaataaataaattaaaaaaaaaaatacatacatatatatatatatatatatatatatatttaattttatggaGTGGCAGAAAAAATTAAGTAAAATATCTATAgaatatcatattattatatcagaATTAATTATCACTGTAATATTTATCGTATTCTcctaattctttttttacgtctctatattttttcgttttattaaaacatataaaagaatttatgtaataaaaattaataatataattcttGTTCTTATTccatatatgatataataatagaagtaaaataataataattattatcattttttatttacccTATATACACTTGCTTAATGAAGAAACCccctttataaatatattttatatatatattatatattctcttttatattatataattttacaaGCTCATACATAacatcataaaaatatttatactatattataaataaataaatatatatatatatatatatatatatatatatcatatatattttataaatttttttaaaacaatatGGGGGAactaatttataaattatgattcctcattatatttataataaccaaatattaacaaaaatataaaaacaaaatagtgttatatatattttttaatttatacaattttttatttataaatataatggtcacaaaaaaaaaaaaaaaaattgtttaaatattaatgcTTTGagattaattatttattattttttttttttaaatgaataaaaataccAATGagttattatatcattatataatattgtattatataaaaaggtatatatatatttttttttacaataaaatatatatgtaattattatatatatattgaacatTTCAGTGCTTATAAAACTAATTATAgtaaattaaatgaataaatatatatatatcatatacatatttatatatatatatattatattttttattatgttgttatttttatttaattttacaatttttttttaaatatatatatataatatgtatataataaagctttataattatatgttggattttttcattcatatacaatttcttttattttttttaattttttatgcaAGACTATTATATAGAAACTTATTTAGAAGAGAAACACTTgtgcttatatatataaaaattaagaaataaaattaaaaaaaaaaaaaaaaaaaatagaaggATTTATATGAcgtgataatatataaaaaaattatatatttatatatatataacttatatTTTGTTCTCAATTAATAattgaaataatattatattgatatgtatatttttataatttgttctttttttttttttttttttttccataacGTTTggaatttaaataaataaatatataacgtcacttatatatattttaataaaaaatatatttgtcatTTAAACATTTCTTAACAAAAGGAAtatctatataaaatatatatatataattcatttattttatattttttatttttaattttttattttttattgtattaaATATGAAGGAAATTGTGGAAGAGCacaatatggaaaaaaatgaagaggAAACAAAAGTAGAAAAAAAggtcaaaaaaaaagataaaaaaaaggtcaaaaaaaaagataaaaaaaaggacaaaaaaaaagtcaAGAAAAAGGATAAAAACAAGGTTAATAAagaagatattaaaaatgtcaaaaaaaaggataataaagtaaataaaaatatttccaCTCAACTGAATGATAGCTCCATACAAAATAACCTTGATGATAATAGCGATAGTAATAACCTTGATGCTCTTTATGATGACGATTCTGAAAGTCTTGAAAAATTTTGTAAAGATAATTGCATAGATGATGCAAGTTCAGATGACAGTGTAAAAAAACTGGAAGAATGTATCATgacaaatgatgaaaatggtAATAgtcttaaatatattaacatagaATATGTAGATTCCTTTTTACAATCTATGAATAAGAAAACGAGATTAAATAAGGTTATAAAAGTATTATCTATGTATAGAGATGCTCTCGATTTTTTTATTGaagatgaattaaaaaacgATGAAATGCCTTTAATAGAAAAGGGTGTTGAAAACCAaggaaatgataaaataatgaacacgaaaaaacaaaaaaagaaaaaaaacaacaagaaaataaataaaaataagaaaaaaaaatatgcaaTGAATTTAGATACCAGCTTTTTTGTTGTATTTAATGTGTTGTATAACATAGATGTCATGTTTTATAATGTAATGAATGAGGggaatttaaaaatgaagGTGCTAGATATTGAGAAAATAAAGAgtaatgaaatatttattgaaGATGAGGAGGGaagtaagaaaaaaaacaagacaaatgataacaataataataacaaaaataatgatgataataataatttaaatgagaatcatcataataatatggaagaTACTTACGATCTGAATAATATGctgaattataaaaatataaaaaaatataaacctCTGATTATTTACTTTTTCAACAATCTAGctgaaaatatgaaaaaaattaagaataatgatatatatagaggtatattaaaaatattaaagaaaaaagaaatattaagatgggttgtaatattaaattatggaaagatatttttaaaaaagatatgTAAATTATTTGTAGTATCAACAAATagtgatatatatttctttctatatatattaattgagaatatatttcaattatataatgaaaggaagaaaattatatttatgaatttatgtaatataaaaaaagataaagaagaagaagaagatattaaaaaaacatataatatggaaagaataatatatcaaatatatcagaatttttttcaatcttatatattacattatggattatattataatgatatacttcatataaatcatagaaattttaaagaaaattgTCTTTTagaattatttacatatttatcaCATGATGTAGCATATACAATTGTATTTAGATATATgcaaattattattcaaaaaattcGAGAACagtataataaaacatatacaagtgaaaaaaataaaaagaaatatctagatgaaaataataataataataataataaaaacaaaaaagaaaagaaatattttaatgatgataataataataaatgtaaaggaattttacatttaaaaaattttcatatacaTAGTAGTTATATGATgctattaataaaattattatcaaaaattattaaagtaTATGATAATTTACATAATCTTATATATGGTGTAACacttttaattatatctatattaaaaactaaaataaatcatatgaaatatatacctATAAACTTACAATTAATTACTATATTAATACGTACTATGGAagatcaaaaaaaatatatacccttattttcatatatatcaagTATTATTAATGGACTTAAAtcttataaacatataagaACTATAACAAAAAATCAAAACATAAGAAATGAAATAGAAAATTTTGATATTAATACATCCTtagaaataaatgaaaatctATTATGTGACTTCCAAATATCTCATCAagtatatgataaaatatatgttgttttatatgattatctTGGTCTTATGGTATGTCATATCTCCTTTCCTGAATTCTTTGTTGCTATTGAatcttattttaaaaaatattatgtagaATGTCAAATACAAACATTCAAAAATAAACTTAAAAATCTATTAACACATGCAAAAAATTCCatacaaattattattaacaaaagaaaaaatgttaatatttataatatttatgatcaGTTCATGTTCTTTCAAAAAGATAACTTACCACTCTACACACAAAGACAAATAGTTCtagaaaattatgaaaattcttatcttaataaaattaaagcaAAGCTAAGTGGTCTAcaacatattaaaaataaaaacgatGAAAATGACAACGAACAAAATACAAatactaataataaagaaaaaaaaaatttcaaaaaaaaaaatctaaaAAGAAAAGCACAAAAGGAAAATCTAAAAGAACACACACAAGCTAATCATCATATTaacaaaaagaagaaaaataaaaatgaaaatataaatgaaagtaaaagtaaaaataaaaatattaatcatTCCACAGAATTACCTACTGAAGATAATGTGCAGGATTTCTCCATGTCAAGTGATGAAGAATAAGAcggaaatatatacatatatatataaatatatatgtatatatgtatatatgttagattaatttcattttatgtttaattttatatttttgaatcttatcatttttagataaaaatattttatttttttattcttgttcatattgttatattCATATCATGACAAtacacttatatatatatatatatatatatttatatatatatttatttatttatttatatgttataattaaattcttgtgaataattaaaatttttttttttttttttttttttttttttttttaatatttacaaattattaacttatttcattatagaatacaaaataaaaactataaaaaagataaaagatgtatttttttataggaTGCATAACAcaacaaaaatatacatatatatgtatatatatatatatgtacatattcttttatttgtttatatatttatacaccTATGTTTAGGTCTATAACAACTCCTCTCTTGTCAGAAGAGGATGTTTCAATATTAATATCAATATCacccttttttatttttgatatgTTCTTTCTATTAACTTCCTTTTTATGAGTGTGTTCATTTTCCATATTATCTACATCATATGATTGTTTTATAACTCTTTTATTTCTACCATAGATGttattatgataatcatATTGTTGTGGATATGCTTCATGCATTAAATAACTTCTAGTATTAGGATTATATTGTGGTAAGGATAATGGGGTGTTATAATTCATCCTACTATTAATCAtaggaaaaatattatgacaaGGTCCAACACCTTCCATAGTATTATATCTATACATCATTCTTTGATCACATGGAATATTTTTTCCACATGTCATGGTATTTGTTCCAGTAATATTAGATTGATCATACATACCATAAGGAATACTGTCTTCATCAAAcattaaattatttctaccatacatattattttggtGAGTATATAAATTTGAATGATGTTTATTAAAAGTATTAGTATAATATCcatttgtattattcatgttattattatgatagaTAGATCTAAAACCATTCATCGGGATATATTCATTGTATTTATTAGAGTGACTCATTtgtttattgtttttttgtgggtatatatttttttctattttatttgaattaacatataataaatcaaaaataGTAGATGTTAAAGAAGGGATGTATTGATGAATTTctatattgtttttattatttttgagtATATTATGAAATTTGGGATGATTGTgagtatttttatatcttcctaagtttctattatttatatgatatggTAAGTATTTATAATGTGGAGACTTTATACACGTGTCCTTTctcttattattaaaattattagagTGAATAAAAAAGTGCTCTTTCTGTCTATCTTCTGACAAATTGGTACTTGTCTGGTCtttcttataattattatgattcaatattttataatgtgtctataaaaaaaaaaaaaaaaga
This region of Plasmodium sp. gorilla clade G2 genome assembly, chromosome: 13 genomic DNA includes:
- a CDS encoding ABC transporter (MDR family), putative, coding for MGNCLSLCLLRETSKNIFRYFEILYIRCFKSYNYISYIKLKYNNKKDDKIERKRIITSTDPNEGHKKKKENYIIRAFLDMTKHEKTLLSIAMIFLIINAYTNISYPRIMGECIEVSNNMTNNNNIFNNNSIICSNTFSNINIFNNVINFFFHKIRFLKYYFVDSKIMNTIIFYFPYFICGGIASYMRIYFTNKCIKNVEGRLKKQIHNKILMNNEEQFIEYKTPDYLINCTFIEIKYSAKELITCITQIFRYINSIVGGLISMSCISLYLTKLCLFIIPLYGLSVLFILKSLKRIKIQTTNIEEKQIARFSDSLQKKNIISLFGNESYEHKYFCKQLHILNKYDHKYITSESLFYAFLNIGTNVVICTILSFGRLELSLQNITHGKLVSFIVYSTMLGLGVGGILKLKKDINLLQLSLQKIYEILDMTKEEIKTNKNEYESHNLSIQDKQVDLLHDKQKEKNQINIKHNNNNKNKNDDDNNDDNIVMDKLHFKYPHKSYNIPHNIKGAIKFENVSFSYNHYDKERKKCVLKNINLEINSNEKVAIIGKSGSGKSTLWKLLTCNLSYEGNIYIDNFNIKNIHTNFLKRNILSISEQECSIFNRTIYENLIYGLIPPPHIENNNNININNINNINNINNINNNNYYYISKCIFQNINPQHNIHKKILNNIQTTKYYNSQSYQKNKDSNSDNITHSYQPQYHYDHNISCDKDIDNTNTNKYQNYYIDFLNAYDEDKLNIINSSINVLCEELDLKDFIHSMPHNIHSNIQYNNMSSGQKQRLSIIRSLIKDTPIYIFDEITSFLDEGNINKLQKLIDILIPNKTIIYITHSIHILNRMDKIIILDDGNIRAVGTYEQIKNDKVFMDIFSLHNTAI
- a CDS encoding secreted ookinete protein,putative; its protein translation is MFLCSLILIRTYSALSLKGVNEGDPPILINYNKEGHVNTLKGSKDELIKLIVQDVSYDVDNFINDQYGKNNNNNNNNNNNNNNNNYMMSKKVKMNDYIKGDIKPYINQNNNSKNEKELEFDHTVGIKPLQNRPLLKINNKEKNDNIEMKDCIKRNYNKFKTNDNNNSYHEDISNSRKQNNNNNHMKGEQTGNMNFKLNNLNNNNKKKNRTNVTKENNIDINNDVIKINNIKKDIPNMENNNYNIKRSKDKKSMKLEKSSVNNSSRRNIQKKRNYHNIINTNDQSKENETSNEQLQMENKNIYTKNRNNNNNNVDGDDNTTISNKESINISSTNEDKKKSMNNQNKQESKKEIHHKNKWTEMSYDGDAIEIRIISDPPFVKNDHKKTQKNKKNQIKEKNLLRLKNGKKNKWLKGVPKKKSKRREVEREKDHLKGGRNISKPKNRRNKKHTNNKFTIKTNNKSKKNKMSYIQMHMDKNKTEEYPIELNEESLFNTLSDDESFDEDISEGSDDIDSNMSIKKINEDKNLEKFVDESVKDIGSRENEMIKNKKNIIKHSRKVYNLNLYNCDLIDDWDLNHEYIDEEGKLIKLSGYVFQNIVSTDSMPTVNITDWKLKGSCSYDNYICGALNYMNNIYSKGDRVIFDGKIYEATTEVYETPKSMENLWIEKTNDCYDF
- a CDS encoding exosome complex component RRP42, putative, whose product is MSSLNYIEDSINCNIRIDGRTLLTYRSIEINKNILVSADGSSSVINEENNVICGIKLSLITPDSDTYDEGNVNLQIDCPASVAANRIKKDHLQTMTSIIYNLCIKNNINKKKLCILPNKFAWSVDINVMVLNAGGGLLDIISIAIYVALKDTFFPIVKPKKEIEEENTFHEISNKDYQLEIVQNEHINFPYEHIPICISIGEINNKYIYDMSKVEEELVENIFVVAITSKGKCVAFHKLYGISMEISSILNITENSSKISHTLFEKIHQALDKIQANM
- a CDS encoding nucleolar complex protein 2, putative, encoding MKEIVEEHNMEKNEEETKVEKKVKKKDKKKVKKKDKKKDKKKVKKKDKNKVNKEDIKNVKKKDNKVNKNISTQLNDSSIQNNLDDNSDSNNLDALYDDDSESLEKFCKDNCIDDASSDDSVKKLEECIMTNDENGNSLKYINIEYVDSFLQSMNKKTRLNKVIKVLSMYRDALDFFIEDELKNDEMPLIEKGVENQGNDKIMNTKKQKKKKNNKKINKNKKKKYAMNLDTSFFVVFNVLYNIDVMFYNVMNEGNLKMKVLDIEKIKSNEIFIEDEEGSKKKNKTNDNNNNNKNNDDNNNLNENHHNNMEDTYDLNNMLNYKNIKKYKPLIIYFFNNLAENMKKIKNNDIYRGILKILKKKEILRWVVILNYGKIFLKKICKLFVVSTNSDIYFFLYILIENIFQLYNERKKIIFMNLCNIKKDKEEEEDIKKTYNMERIIYQIYQNFFQSYILHYGLYYNDILHINHRNFKENCLLELFTYLSHDVAYTIVFRYMQIIIQKIREQYNKTYTSEKNKKKYLDENNNNNNNKNKKEKKYFNDDNNNKCKGILHLKNFHIHSSYMMLLIKLLSKIIKVYDNLHNLIYGVTLLIISILKTKINHMKYIPINLQLITILIRTMEDQKKYIPLFSYISSIINGLKSYKHIRTITKNQNIRNEIENFDINTSLEINENLLCDFQISHQVYDKIYVVLYDYLGLMVCHISFPEFFVAIESYFKKYYVECQIQTFKNKLKNLLTHAKNSIQIIINKRKNVNIYNIYDQFMFFQKDNLPLYTQRQIVLENYENSYLNKIKAKLSGLQHIKNKNDENDNEQNTNTNNKEKKNFKKKNLKRKAQKENLKEHTQANHHINKKKKNKNENINESKSKNKNINHSTELPTEDNVQDFSMSSDEE